The following nucleotide sequence is from Juglans microcarpa x Juglans regia isolate MS1-56 chromosome 6D, Jm3101_v1.0, whole genome shotgun sequence.
gtgaaataaaaaagatgataaatgatgCACATCCAACAtgttttacaattatttttattgctatattttaaatggaagATAGTTAcctaaaatctaaataaaaagatatttaataattttgatgaagtgatatatttattcaatataaaataagtcgtaaaataattaaatatatgaatattatgattttaaacaGATCATTAAATTAGGAGTGATAGACAAGGCAATCGGATAAGGATGTTTTGCGTTTGAGGTCGAGAGAATTAGAGGACAAAAGAGAAACAATGATTTGTTAACTTGAGGGAAAGAGACCTTTCAAGTACAGTCTTCCGTGCATATCAAATCTCTCATATATAAGCACTAGAGAATCGTACTTATCCTAAATAAACGAACAACTAGagggataaaaataaaaaaaactaaaaaaaatgaaaaattctagagTTACCGATATTTGAGTCTCAAGGTtctagtgattaaggaagtatttctTAATAATcttgtgagttttttttaataatgatgtgaaaaaaatgaatatttaagaatataaaacaaaatgaatgaaaaaataaatttgttctTCTCGAAACCGGTCTCACGTTACGTCCAAGGTAGATGTAACGCAAAATATTAAGGTtcatttgaataatgagatgagatgagattgttttagatgaattaaataatattattagaatattattttttagtattattattattttaaaatttgaaaaaagttaaattgtttattatattttttataaaaaattaaaaaattgtaataatgatgTGAAATAGattgagagtgtttctgtatccaaatagAACCTAATAGATATGTAGCAAAAGTTAATCCCAACACACTGGGCATCTACTTGTATCGAGAAATCTTATTGATAAAGTTGattgattgtatttttttatttaatagttaagaaagtgactattagtttttttttttttttttaaatatacttaaaaaatagttaaaagaaaaagaaaaagaaattgaaaaaaaaatacatttacactATTCGATACAATGGCACTATTTCCGGTCTCGTCTCCCTAACATTGTCCATAGAGAATTATATATGACAGCTGTGAAATTGGCCGAAAGCTGGAGATTTTTGTCTCTACGAGTGTGAGCAACTTTCTATGGTACTACTAATATCgatctttgtattatattttagggattctaatttcttgttcttcttttttaaacatataCAACTTTCTATAGTACAACTAATATCGATCTGTGAGCATTAATGGGAGTACTTGCACGATCCAGTATATAACTTCTGTGcattttagttatatatataaagaaccaattaatatatatatatatatatatatatatatatatatatatatatatatagaagatgaTCATCGACTTTAATTTGCTTCTTAAATGAAAAACATAATTaggcttatttatttttttcctagaaaagcttaggcttggtttggttCTACGTATTTGAACCTGAGCCTCAAGATTTCtagtttaattttatcataaatgCCAAGGAGCCACACCGCCATGTTTAGTTGCAACCTTTATGCAGGCATAACTGCAAAAGTTTCTGCATTGAATTTCTGCAGTACTTATGTTGCAGAATTCCAGCAAAATAATGAAGTGTTCAACATTATTATTATGGAAAAATCAAGCTGAACGACGTGGTTAACATTCTTCCACTTATTCTGAAAGCCAAAAGATGACATTTCCATGGTAATTTTAGCATTTTATGGACCATCTGATCTCCATGAATTTATATTTGTCTATCTGTATTGTCGTTTAACAATACCCACATGTCACATTCATGATCTGTTACGAAATTTCTCAGATACTTTTGGCTGCatgtactgtttttttttttttttttctatatatggaGGAGGTGCAATAGCTGCAAAAGTAGGAGTTAGAGGAAGGTCATGTTTGGGGGCCACTGGATTACTAAAGGACGATCGATGTGGATTGCTTTTGGCCAGCCTAGCTTCGAGATCAGTGATCTACGCGTAACGCGGATTCTAGAACAACGTGGTACATACTGATAAGGCCTCATGTCATAAAGGAGATTCTGATCCTCTAAACCTAAGCAAGCATTTATTTGTCTAGCTAGGACTTTGGAAAGAAGATAATCGTCATTGGCGTTGCCTTACCATGTACGTACACGTTTTAATTTACGTAGTACTTTTGCTGTTTTTGTTGCACTTAAGGGAACAGGTCATAGATCATCGACTCATGTACTGAATCAAGCACCAAACGCCAATGGGCCTTTGGGCGGATCATCAAATTAAGCCTTATTTCAGTCAGCGCATGACCCTTATATGACTTTACTTGAATTACAAGTGAACCTCACACATCGTTCAATCTGATCTACATGCATATGGGTCTACCACCACCACATGCGCCATTCTCCCGACTTTCTTGGCTTCTcatttgttttaagatttaaaaaagttaaattgtttattatattttgtgtgggagtttgagaaaattgtaatgaagagatgagatgagttgatgtggattttgaattcaaacaaggCCAATCTCAAGAGATTGATGGCTCTTGATCTCCACTAATTAAGAGGCCTAGCTaggaataattctatttatcataGTCTTCTCAATATCTATTTATTTGATACCAAATAATTGAtctacaagtaaaatataataaatagttggATTTTGGGCAACAAACAAATGTCTTTGCCACGCTCAGCAAAGTAGTAGATGTCTTGAGCTTGATTCAGCCTAAGCTCTTaagaaataaacacaaaattggtcaagtaattaagagaattttaggTATATTTCCTACCCATGTACAAGTCTAATTtgttaacatttatatatatatatatatatatatatatatatatatatatgcctctTGACTTGTCAAAAATAGGATTGCACGTAATGAGTTGAATACATGTTGGTATGACATCCAAGCGGACATGGGTGTAGTTGCAGTACTGGCATTGATTTTGCCACTCTTATCATCAACAACAAATCGTAATTGCTTAGCTACTGCTTCCAGAATTTACAGCCTGAACACAAACCGACCATTCTTTCTGGCTAGCACAGCACAATGAAGTAAAACATCTACTCACAGTTACAAGCAGGGGGTATTTTATATGCTTCTCCCCAATTAatcccacccccccccccccccccccccccccaaaacaaaGTTATTTCAAGCAACATAAAGtagtttaatatttaataccAACATTCATATGCTAGCAGCTGCATTCAACCTAAGCAGATGCAAAATTTCCCCTGAGAACGCATTGCACAAGTTGCACTAAGAAATTTTTCCCCCAAGGCCTTTTTGCATTCAGCAATGCATCGAGGAAGAGTGCATGGGTTGAGTTGTATCCCAAATGCACATTCCACTGGGTCCGGACCCAGAACCAAGAGTCCCAGCACCGTCGCTACCAATACCAGAGCCAAGTACTTCTTCGTTGCTTTTATTTCCATGGAAGTAAAGCTTTGCCCTGAAAACTTCACACTTTCTAATCCTATTTTATAAGCGGCAGAATTTATTGTTTTGGAAAGGAACACCAGGTTCTATACATTTATAGAGAGAACAGAAGTCTAGAATGATTGTCCCATAAGATTaaagcaaataaaatatttaaaagattacATGAAAACACAGCAATAGAATGATAATATAGCTAAAATATGGAAGTTGGTCTATCCCACTCGATGTCAGTGTTTCATGCTTACAGCTGCATCCACCAAATGTGGCTTTTAGCCACTTTTCTCCAAGATAAGTGGTTGCGAACCAATAAGCTGAGCTCGCAGCCTGGTGGTGAAAACTCTGCATTTCTCTTTGTCCACGTGTAGATGTTTGATTTTGGGATTCAAAACAATAATCCTCGATCTCACTGGCACGTGGATTAGCCACAATGTTTTGAATTACCATATAATTTTCCTCCATCTTCTAAGAACACTATTAGTTgactcaataaaattatattttgaccaaaatttaattagaatgcATAAAAACTCATTGTAGTGGACTTaacaaaactatattatttttaactttgaaaatttttactAGCCAAATCTATTGAGTCCAAATTGCTgaccaaatattattttgacataaaaaattCCCTCCCCTGCATGCTATTCGTTTTGCGCTAGCTCACAACTCTAGAAATTCCTCTTCGTTTCAAAAGCACGAAGCGTCCAAATCCCAAACTCAACCATAGAAGGCGGCCAGTCTTCATTAGTCATAATTTcaatgatgtggcatcatcttgCTGGAGTGCTTCAAGTTCTAGTTCTGTAATATTATGATTAGTTGAAACCAATGAATaatgtgtacttttttaataacgaataaatattcaaattataattagaattaaaataaatgaaaatgtcaaaatcaatattttaatagaataatgataaagTTGGAGAGCctgttatttagtattattgaaaagtggctaattaaatttataaaagtgaattatctaattaaattttaaccAAACTTTATTAAGTCTACTACTAATGCTCGTCATTAGGAGTTTTTAGTAAGAAGAATCTTTATCGTACGTCTTTGAGACATTGAGGACATTTTCTCCGAGGCATATATAGTTCTTCAATAAATGACTTtgtaaatcagtttttttttttttttttcctctctctctctttactaAACGCCTCAAAGCATGACATGTATATATTAGTCCCTGTCGCCCTCATTGGATGCTAGAACTCACGTACTTTCAATGGTGAAATTGTTGGTCAAGACTCGAGAGACACGTTACAGtacaatttgttattgataagGCAAGTCAATCTTCAGAAAAAGATGAAGCTGATTGCAACAAAAGAAAGGAAGGACCACATGGCACATTATATGAGGAATACAACACACCTCTCTATCTCATCCTGTGAGatagaatttctcaaaattcttcaCCAAGTACCGCAGACAATCGGCCTCGAAAAGTGAAAACAGAAATTGAACTAATAATACATGAGTCTACATCAGAATTATGTTCTAAGGACGATATCTTTGTTGCCTGATGCCTGACAAATCCCATAGTCTTTTAGTTTTAAAGCTAACATACGTAgagagactatatatatatatatatatatacacgtacacACTGCACCATGACCTCTAACTAATGTGAACTTTGGTCCTATCCAGTAGCGGCCTTGAGCTCGGGGAATTGAACAGATTCTGggtatatatatttctttagtCCAGTTAAATCGAGGAGCCTCTTGCTAGGTGTGTCTCTTTCCGAATCTGATCCAGGTCTGGTGAGTAGCAACTGGTTACACCACTCCAGTATCTCAGGGCAAAACACCTTCCAGAAATATGTCACCCTCATCCAAGCTGGTTCTGTCAAGTATTTCTCTCCACGGCAGGCACCGTCCACAATTGCTTTGGCGCACTTTCCAACGGGCTCTATTGGCATTATACTCACTAAAATCTGGTACCAATTGCATTAATTgagttaaatatatatttattatccaAACCGCTTGCAATAACATGCATGACCATTATGCTGCAGATAGAATGCCGAGAAGCTTACATCTCTCATTTCTGGATCAAGTACCATCTGGCCTTCCTCTGATAGGAACTTCCCTTGTGTCATTTCTGACTCGATCAACCCTGGAGTCACAATTGTTATGCCGATGTCTCCCCCAAGTTCAACTCTCAGTGTCTCGAAGAAGCTTAGGACTGCTGCTTTGCTTGCCTGGGTTGATGTTAATCACAATGCAGTAAGAAAAATCAGTAAAgaatatggaaagaaaaaaagagggggAATTAATAGTACTGAGTAAAGGATGCCGGCgagattaatttcttaattacagtATAGAAGCTTAGTCTTGGTGCTGGTAACCATGCTGCAGAGGAAGCAATCGTTACAATCTTCCCTTTACTCCTTTTAAGGTGTGGAACGGCGAAATAGGTGGCATATACTGCACCCCAGAAGTTTACATCCTGACAAAAACATAGCACACATGAAATTGTGGACACAATTTATAAGTATCCTTTAGATTT
It contains:
- the LOC121234509 gene encoding 11-beta-hydroxysteroid dehydrogenase A-like, which encodes MDLIHKLMNIIVPPLGLTMLLFFLPTYLFFKLLISTIKSIFSEDVAGKVILITGASSGIGEHLAYEYARRGAFLALIARRENRLREVASTAYQLGSPEVIVIPADVSKVEDCKRFVDETAEHFGQLDHLVNNAGITPVCIFEQAPDITNLRPAMDVNFWGAVYATYFAVPHLKRSKGKIVTIASSAAWLPAPRLSFYTASKAAVLSFFETLRVELGGDIGITIVTPGLIESEMTQGKFLSEEGQMVLDPEMRDILVSIMPIEPVGKCAKAIVDGACRGEKYLTEPAWMRVTYFWKVFCPEILEWCNQLLLTRPGSDSERDTPSKRLLDLTGLKKYIYPESVQFPELKAATG